One genomic segment of Vulgatibacter sp. includes these proteins:
- a CDS encoding peptidoglycan-binding domain-containing protein, producing the protein MKQRRSLPLLLLLLLAGCAGREPAVPQGLTAIREVGPPPPAAAVAEAQRRLAGMELYQGPITGDLTPAVRVALAQYQRTRSLEVTGLLDEATATALGLGALADWPEAGDGRPEDAAPTGPSAAEILEQAELPELPQPPPGALAEARAAAAALLASGTAKADGAVAEALRRLPGEALANGAGEGDEVRAAQEDAGAAEATGTDLRGAEEAADRAQGSLGAARREAFALLLEARRDGGWALLPPEILARLENELQQRSLLLRGPDRKLGPDDEAAIRWVQRSNGLEPTGVPTLQLLEVLGIDPSPMFELP; encoded by the coding sequence GTGAAGCAGCGCCGCTCCCTTCCTCTGCTCCTCCTCCTTCTCCTCGCCGGCTGCGCCGGCAGGGAGCCTGCCGTGCCGCAGGGGCTGACGGCAATCCGGGAGGTGGGCCCGCCGCCCCCTGCAGCAGCGGTGGCGGAGGCGCAGCGAAGGCTCGCCGGGATGGAGCTCTACCAGGGGCCGATCACCGGGGACCTGACCCCCGCGGTGCGGGTGGCCCTGGCCCAATACCAGCGGACCCGGTCGCTGGAGGTGACCGGCCTCCTCGACGAGGCCACCGCCACCGCCCTCGGGCTGGGGGCTCTCGCCGACTGGCCCGAGGCCGGCGACGGACGCCCCGAGGACGCGGCGCCCACCGGCCCCAGCGCCGCCGAGATCCTCGAGCAGGCGGAGCTGCCGGAGCTGCCGCAGCCACCCCCCGGGGCGCTGGCGGAGGCCCGGGCCGCTGCTGCGGCGCTCCTCGCCAGCGGGACGGCGAAGGCCGATGGAGCGGTGGCCGAGGCGCTCCGGCGCCTCCCGGGCGAGGCGCTGGCGAACGGGGCAGGGGAAGGCGACGAGGTCCGGGCGGCGCAGGAGGACGCGGGGGCCGCGGAGGCCACGGGCACCGATCTCCGCGGCGCGGAGGAGGCGGCGGATCGCGCGCAGGGCTCCCTCGGAGCAGCGAGGCGGGAGGCCTTCGCCCTGCTCCTGGAGGCCCGCAGGGACGGTGGCTGGGCGCTGCTGCCGCCGGAGATCCTGGCGAGGCTGGAGAACGAGCTGCAGCAGCGCTCGCTGCTCCTCCGGGGGCCCGACCGCAAGCTCGGCCCCGACGACGAGGCGGCGATCCGCTGGGTGCAGCGCTCCAACGGCCTCGAGCCCACCGGCGTCCCCACCCTCCAGCTCCTCGAAGTCCTGGGCATCGATCCGAGCCCGATGTTCGAGCTGCCTTGA
- a CDS encoding MarR family winged helix-turn-helix transcriptional regulator: MSSPSSLEDIHGVVQALRRITKAIHEFSKAVDREFGITGPQLWAMRTINELGGCSAGDLAARLCVHPSTVTGVIQRLEEKRLIDRQKRAEDRRAVVLTLTPNGKKLLERAPHPAQGQLVAALQGMAPDDVHKLREMLVQIVDSMELGNVSARFFFSEEE; the protein is encoded by the coding sequence GTGTCCAGCCCTTCGTCTCTCGAAGACATCCACGGGGTGGTTCAGGCCCTGCGGCGCATCACCAAGGCCATCCACGAGTTTTCCAAGGCCGTCGACCGCGAGTTCGGCATCACCGGCCCGCAGCTCTGGGCGATGCGCACCATCAACGAATTGGGCGGCTGCTCCGCAGGCGACCTCGCAGCGCGGCTCTGCGTCCATCCGAGCACCGTCACCGGCGTGATCCAGCGCCTCGAGGAGAAGCGCCTCATCGACCGCCAGAAGCGGGCCGAGGACCGCCGCGCGGTGGTGCTGACCCTCACCCCGAACGGCAAGAAGCTCCTCGAGCGGGCGCCGCATCCGGCGCAGGGCCAGCTCGTCGCCGCCCTGCAGGGGATGGCGCCGGACGACGTCCACAAGCTCCGGGAGATGCTCGTCCAGATCGTGGACTCGATGGAGCTCGGGAACGTGAGCGCCCGCTTCTTCTTCAGCGAGGAAGAATAG
- a CDS encoding GNAT family N-acetyltransferase yields the protein MPERETEVEIIPVDGPGDFAAALAIREVVFIEEQQVPREIERDDEDPTAYHVLAQVGGHAIGTGRLVELREPPPGEKGRWGQIGRMAVLVSNRRGKVGSKILAALEAEASKRGLDGIVLHAQVYAHDFYVHVGYADASPIFEEAGIPHVEMRKRLAP from the coding sequence GTGCCCGAGCGCGAAACCGAGGTGGAGATCATCCCGGTCGACGGACCCGGTGATTTCGCCGCCGCCCTTGCGATCCGCGAGGTGGTCTTCATCGAGGAGCAGCAGGTTCCCCGGGAGATCGAGCGGGACGACGAGGACCCCACCGCCTACCACGTGCTCGCCCAGGTGGGTGGTCATGCCATCGGCACGGGCCGCCTCGTCGAGCTGCGCGAGCCGCCGCCCGGCGAGAAGGGGCGTTGGGGCCAGATCGGCCGCATGGCGGTCCTCGTCTCCAACCGCCGCGGCAAGGTGGGCTCGAAGATCCTCGCCGCCCTGGAGGCGGAGGCCAGCAAGCGCGGCCTCGACGGCATCGTCCTCCACGCACAGGTCTACGCCCACGACTTCTACGTGCACGTGGGCTACGCCGACGCCAGCCCGATCTTCGAAGAGGCCGGGATCCCGCACGTGGAGATGCGCAAGCGCCTCGCCCCGTAG
- a CDS encoding DsbA family protein, with product MQVVVELFVDALCPFSLIAARRVREAVAEYEGAARLRLRALPLVPDPSRLEKAAGSREGARLVLARRLEEAAGLTGGENLDVGVEAFREGRLRVVSSLVPLAAVKWAQIEVGDVGAWRLYVEVASRYLEHGEDVGDPMVLADAAREHGLPWLDLIKALEAGVHGRDVARDRQHARVLGIRATPAAVLDGRVRLEGLSALDEYREAIAQRLLWQSKPREAQTH from the coding sequence GTGCAGGTGGTGGTCGAGCTCTTCGTCGATGCGTTGTGTCCCTTCAGCCTGATCGCCGCCCGGCGGGTCCGGGAGGCGGTGGCCGAATACGAGGGCGCCGCGCGCCTGCGCCTGCGGGCGCTCCCCCTCGTTCCCGACCCCAGCAGGCTGGAGAAGGCGGCAGGTTCCCGCGAGGGGGCCCGGCTGGTGCTGGCGCGGCGCCTCGAGGAGGCTGCAGGCCTCACCGGCGGCGAGAACCTCGACGTGGGCGTCGAGGCCTTCCGCGAGGGTCGGCTGCGGGTGGTCTCCTCGCTCGTTCCCCTCGCTGCGGTGAAGTGGGCGCAGATCGAGGTGGGCGACGTGGGCGCATGGCGCCTCTACGTGGAGGTGGCTTCGCGCTACCTCGAGCACGGGGAGGACGTGGGCGATCCGATGGTCCTCGCCGACGCCGCCCGGGAGCACGGGCTGCCCTGGCTCGATCTGATCAAGGCGCTCGAGGCCGGCGTGCACGGCCGCGACGTGGCCCGGGATCGCCAGCACGCCCGGGTGCTCGGGATCCGGGCGACCCCCGCTGCGGTGCTCGACGGCAGGGTTCGTCTCGAGGGGCTATCGGCGCTGGACGAATACCGCGAGGCGATCGCGCAGCGGCTGCTCTGGCAGAGCAAGCCGCGCGAGGCCCAGACGCACTGA
- a CDS encoding transglycosylase SLT domain-containing protein, with amino-acid sequence MHIPSAFTRSLCSALAAGALVASPARAIPTSEDNTAAAPNHPGARYLAAALARSEAAARLAAGDAASAVASCAPALAVAGPAQHGCRLITAAAHLERHEWEEAAAVLAPARGSLGALEPWGALFLGEALAGTGASDRALALLDEAAAADPDGPLGRRAEVPAALALAHAGKLEPARQRLEALLAARRGPTAELRLALARALEAAGEKAEAVALFQRIWREHPDLPEATRAEERLAALRAGGTPIPTPSGDDRVVRIERLLERGHATAALAELEALRIEGRELELTLLRAKALGAADRKPEAEAILGPCLAATAPRQVRLEALELAARLTMRRMAVDESLGHLRRLEQEAGGATARSAAFLAAFFLYDAGRFAEAEAAFRAYGKKHGRQARGDEAAWYTAWSLYKQGKNLAAARELAALERRWRRSSLVDQAIYWQGRALERAGRKAEAAARYRASIARDPGGWYALLARERLGEKAPPLALEARPLAVPAALPKQPQETGARLDRAAALYAAGLLDEGGAELEAAIEGRRDASLLAAAAQLAHEAGDHHRAFRLGLFRLGGLRGAADIAFPEAFPAEVRSAAARFEVDPHFVWSIMRQESGFRPRVRSPAAAVGLMQLLPVTAERIAGLLQRPAAEAKRLEDPAVNVTFGTWYLAALLERFGGSVALAAAAYNAGPPAVARWMAEPARKDLPLDEFVESIPYRETRHYVKRVIGNMQIYRLVHGGDAVQLRATLPPLQPGVDF; translated from the coding sequence GTGCACATCCCCTCCGCATTTACCCGCAGTCTCTGCAGCGCCCTCGCCGCAGGGGCCCTCGTCGCCTCTCCAGCCAGGGCAATTCCGACCAGCGAGGACAACACCGCTGCGGCGCCGAATCATCCCGGCGCCCGCTATCTAGCAGCGGCCCTCGCACGGTCGGAAGCTGCCGCCCGCCTCGCGGCGGGTGATGCAGCGAGCGCCGTCGCCAGCTGCGCCCCTGCCCTCGCGGTGGCGGGCCCGGCGCAGCACGGCTGCAGGTTGATCACCGCCGCCGCCCATCTCGAGCGGCACGAGTGGGAGGAGGCCGCCGCGGTCCTCGCGCCGGCCCGCGGCTCCCTCGGGGCGCTGGAGCCCTGGGGCGCCCTCTTCCTCGGCGAGGCCCTCGCCGGCACGGGGGCCTCCGATCGGGCCCTTGCCCTCCTCGACGAAGCGGCTGCGGCGGATCCCGATGGCCCCCTGGGCAGGCGCGCCGAGGTGCCGGCCGCCCTCGCCCTCGCCCACGCCGGCAAGCTCGAGCCGGCGCGGCAGCGCCTCGAGGCCCTGCTCGCCGCCCGCCGCGGCCCCACCGCCGAGCTGCGCCTCGCCCTCGCCAGGGCCCTCGAAGCTGCTGGCGAGAAGGCGGAGGCGGTGGCCCTCTTCCAGCGGATCTGGCGCGAACATCCCGACCTCCCCGAGGCGACCCGGGCCGAGGAGCGCCTCGCCGCCCTCCGCGCCGGGGGGACCCCGATCCCCACCCCCTCCGGCGACGATCGGGTGGTGCGGATCGAGCGTCTTCTCGAGCGAGGCCACGCCACCGCCGCCCTCGCGGAGCTCGAGGCGCTGCGGATCGAGGGGCGCGAGCTGGAGCTCACCCTGCTCCGGGCGAAGGCCCTGGGCGCCGCCGACCGCAAGCCCGAGGCGGAAGCGATCCTCGGCCCCTGCCTCGCGGCGACGGCGCCGCGGCAGGTGCGCCTCGAGGCCCTCGAGCTCGCGGCCCGGCTCACGATGCGGCGGATGGCGGTGGACGAATCCCTGGGACATCTCCGCCGGCTCGAGCAGGAGGCCGGTGGCGCCACCGCCCGCTCCGCCGCCTTCCTCGCCGCCTTCTTCCTCTACGACGCGGGCCGCTTCGCCGAGGCGGAGGCGGCCTTCCGCGCCTACGGAAAGAAGCACGGGCGGCAGGCCCGTGGCGACGAGGCTGCCTGGTACACCGCCTGGAGCCTCTACAAGCAGGGCAAGAACTTGGCAGCGGCCAGGGAGCTCGCTGCGCTGGAGCGCCGGTGGCGCAGAAGCTCGCTGGTCGATCAGGCGATCTACTGGCAGGGCCGCGCCCTGGAGCGCGCCGGCAGGAAGGCCGAAGCGGCGGCCCGCTACCGCGCCTCGATCGCCCGGGATCCCGGCGGCTGGTACGCCCTCCTCGCCAGGGAGCGCCTCGGCGAGAAGGCGCCGCCGCTCGCGCTGGAGGCGAGGCCCCTCGCCGTGCCGGCAGCGCTGCCGAAGCAGCCGCAGGAGACCGGCGCCCGCCTCGACCGGGCGGCTGCGCTCTACGCAGCGGGCCTCCTCGACGAGGGCGGCGCGGAGCTGGAGGCGGCGATCGAGGGCAGGCGCGATGCATCGCTCCTCGCGGCGGCGGCGCAGCTCGCCCACGAGGCGGGTGATCACCACCGGGCCTTCCGCCTCGGCCTCTTCCGCCTCGGCGGTCTCCGGGGCGCGGCGGACATCGCCTTCCCCGAGGCCTTTCCCGCGGAGGTCCGCAGCGCAGCGGCGCGCTTCGAGGTCGACCCCCACTTCGTCTGGTCGATCATGCGGCAGGAGAGCGGCTTCCGTCCCCGGGTGCGCTCACCCGCCGCAGCGGTGGGGCTGATGCAGCTCCTGCCGGTGACCGCGGAGCGGATCGCGGGCCTCCTCCAGCGTCCCGCCGCGGAGGCGAAGCGCCTCGAGGATCCGGCGGTCAACGTCACCTTCGGCACCTGGTACCTGGCGGCGCTGCTCGAGCGCTTCGGCGGCTCGGTGGCGCTGGCCGCTGCCGCCTACAACGCGGGCCCGCCGGCGGTGGCGCGCTGGATGGCCGAGCCCGCCCGCAAGGATCTGCCGCTCGACGAATTCGTCGAGTCGATCCCCTACCGCGAGACCCGCCACTACGTGAAGCGGGTGATCGGCAACATGCAGATCTACCGGCTGGTCCACGGCGGCGACGCGGTGCAGCTCCGCGCCACCCTCCCGCCCCTGCAGCCGGGCGTCGACTTCTGA
- a CDS encoding CAP domain-containing protein, which produces MRLLLLPLLLLLAAATPPPAAQRVPSYGALDRTARLDATEKRLAAIVRESWPAAEIGVDRALSLAARELAAAVAAGASLESAARSERLRLAVARAGAVAPEVQPHLVRASSMELALQRLRERLGQEGTQPPPEQVGVGAAARDGRYAVVVLRAPDRAAVQPFPAQVAVGSSHRLAGTLRPPLGSPSLYLTSPGGAPAKLRRAGEGGRFASVVHFPRAGHYILEVIGDGPAGPQVAVLLDVWAGGPIPDGAGEEAPQAEPMSVDGKELLAAELANELRRSRGLRPLRIDPMLQRTARAYAEELLRTGRFAHRSPISGDLQDRLRAAGYPYLRAGENLAQAPTVREAHASTVRSPGHLANLVEPGWTEAGFGLARGKTAGGQPTVVLVQLFAAPRR; this is translated from the coding sequence ATGCGCCTGCTTCTCCTGCCCCTGCTCCTCCTCCTCGCCGCCGCCACCCCGCCCCCTGCGGCGCAGCGGGTCCCGTCCTACGGCGCCCTCGATCGCACCGCCCGCCTCGACGCCACCGAGAAGCGCCTCGCCGCCATCGTGCGCGAGAGCTGGCCCGCAGCGGAGATTGGCGTCGACCGCGCCCTCTCCCTCGCTGCACGGGAGCTCGCCGCCGCGGTTGCAGCGGGCGCCTCCCTCGAATCGGCTGCACGGAGCGAGCGGCTCCGCCTCGCCGTGGCCCGGGCCGGCGCGGTGGCGCCGGAGGTGCAGCCGCATCTGGTGCGCGCCAGCTCGATGGAGCTCGCGCTGCAGCGCCTCCGCGAGCGCCTCGGACAGGAGGGCACGCAGCCGCCGCCGGAGCAGGTCGGGGTCGGCGCCGCTGCGCGGGACGGCCGCTACGCGGTGGTGGTGCTCCGGGCCCCGGATCGCGCCGCGGTCCAACCCTTCCCGGCGCAGGTGGCGGTGGGTTCGAGCCACCGCCTCGCCGGCACGCTCCGCCCGCCGCTCGGGTCTCCGTCGCTCTACCTCACCAGCCCCGGCGGCGCCCCGGCGAAGCTGCGGCGCGCAGGGGAAGGCGGGCGCTTCGCCTCGGTGGTCCACTTCCCGAGGGCGGGCCACTACATCCTCGAGGTGATCGGCGACGGCCCTGCGGGCCCGCAGGTCGCGGTACTCCTCGACGTCTGGGCCGGTGGGCCGATCCCCGATGGCGCCGGGGAGGAGGCGCCGCAGGCCGAGCCGATGTCGGTGGACGGCAAGGAGCTGCTCGCTGCGGAGCTCGCCAACGAGCTGCGCCGGAGCCGCGGCCTGCGGCCCCTGCGGATCGATCCGATGCTCCAGCGGACGGCGCGCGCCTACGCGGAGGAGCTGCTGCGCACCGGCCGCTTCGCCCACCGCTCGCCAATCTCCGGGGATCTGCAGGATCGCCTGCGGGCTGCGGGCTACCCCTACCTGCGCGCCGGCGAGAACCTCGCCCAGGCGCCCACGGTGCGCGAGGCCCACGCGTCGACGGTCCGCAGCCCCGGCCACCTCGCCAACCTGGTGGAGCCGGGATGGACCGAGGCGGGCTTCGGTCTCGCCCGGGGCAAGACCGCCGGCGGCCAGCCCACGGTGGTGCTGGTGCAGCTCTTCGCCGCGCCCAGGCGCTGA
- a CDS encoding SIR2 family NAD-dependent protein deacylase: MAIAREAAELLVAHKPATVLTGAGVSVDSGVPDFRSPGGIWEEFEPDEYATAEALAFDPDKSWAFFAALFDLLRTIRPNEAHRAIADLEGLGVVRSVVTQNIDGLHQAAGNRDVIEYHGGPALLCIGCGAAVAGLTPTQLEAARLGTAPRHSCGAVIRPAVVLFGEEIPPEAMRRSLEAVQASHSLLVVGTSAQVWPAAGLPQLAAQQGSPVIEINLEETPISRYAALSIRGRAGEVLPEIVWQVRRMLGR; the protein is encoded by the coding sequence GTGGCGATCGCACGAGAAGCAGCCGAATTGCTGGTGGCCCACAAGCCCGCCACGGTCCTCACCGGCGCCGGGGTGAGCGTCGACTCCGGCGTCCCCGATTTCCGCTCGCCCGGCGGGATCTGGGAGGAGTTCGAGCCGGACGAATACGCCACCGCGGAGGCGCTCGCCTTCGACCCGGACAAATCCTGGGCCTTCTTCGCGGCGCTCTTCGATCTCCTCCGCACCATCCGGCCCAACGAGGCCCACCGTGCCATCGCCGACCTCGAGGGGCTCGGCGTGGTGCGGTCGGTGGTGACGCAGAACATCGACGGCCTCCACCAGGCGGCGGGCAACCGCGACGTGATCGAGTACCACGGCGGGCCGGCGCTCCTCTGCATCGGCTGCGGCGCCGCGGTGGCGGGCCTCACGCCGACGCAGCTCGAGGCGGCCCGCCTCGGCACGGCGCCGCGCCATTCCTGCGGCGCCGTGATCCGGCCGGCGGTCGTCCTCTTCGGCGAGGAGATCCCCCCGGAGGCGATGCGCCGCAGCCTCGAGGCCGTGCAGGCCTCGCACAGCCTGCTGGTGGTCGGAACCTCCGCCCAGGTCTGGCCCGCTGCGGGACTGCCGCAGCTGGCGGCGCAGCAGGGATCGCCGGTGATCGAGATCAACCTGGAGGAGACGCCGATCTCCCGCTACGCGGCGCTCTCGATCCGCGGCAGGGCGGGGGAGGTCCTCCCCGAGATCGTCTGGCAGGTGCGGCGGATGCTCGGGCGCTGA
- a CDS encoding lysophospholipid acyltransferase family protein translates to MAKAKKPRALGNDPFRRGAAVREPVGAEAAQPVAAPEAGEAAAHVEAEPPAEAAAHAEAELPTEAVVPEPAQPASRPRRRRPSPPAGRKVAVVPEPPPARHEEEPIAGDAGLLPSDLAASRGPAVVAVPAVPPSPPREPAAPLEQQREPHRPADAANAALVALRQLLGLPGTAPSFDVDELGFDPNFEEQVRPLLDWVYDRWFRVELHGGDRLPQSGPVILVANRAGAIPWDSAMLALACRRLGREVRPLVEDDVFHFPALGVVINRLGAVRACPENAERILGQGGAIAVFPEGATGFGKPFRERYRLQRFGRGGFAKLALRTGARIVPVSIVGSEEIHPLLGRVPGRNLGLPFLPVTPTFPWLGLAGLVPLPAKWHIDIGDPIDLAGHGADSAKDDPLVLRLSEHVRTTIQAMLDERLASRRSIFGG, encoded by the coding sequence ATGGCGAAGGCGAAGAAGCCCAGGGCGCTGGGCAACGATCCCTTCCGCAGGGGCGCTGCGGTCCGCGAGCCCGTTGGCGCGGAGGCGGCGCAGCCGGTCGCTGCTCCCGAAGCCGGCGAAGCAGCGGCACACGTGGAGGCCGAGCCCCCCGCCGAAGCCGCGGCCCACGCCGAGGCAGAGCTCCCCACCGAGGCGGTGGTCCCCGAGCCGGCGCAGCCCGCCTCGCGCCCCAGGCGCCGCAGGCCCTCGCCGCCAGCGGGCCGCAAGGTCGCCGTGGTCCCCGAGCCGCCCCCCGCCCGCCACGAAGAGGAGCCGATCGCCGGCGACGCGGGCCTCCTCCCCTCCGACCTCGCCGCGAGCCGCGGGCCCGCGGTGGTGGCGGTGCCGGCGGTGCCGCCCTCCCCGCCCCGCGAGCCGGCTGCGCCGCTCGAGCAGCAGCGCGAGCCCCACCGTCCGGCGGACGCCGCCAACGCGGCGCTGGTGGCGCTCCGCCAGCTCCTCGGCCTCCCCGGCACCGCGCCCTCCTTCGACGTGGACGAGCTCGGCTTCGATCCCAACTTCGAGGAGCAGGTCCGCCCCCTGCTCGACTGGGTCTACGACCGCTGGTTCCGGGTCGAGCTCCACGGCGGCGACAGGCTCCCGCAGAGCGGCCCGGTGATCCTCGTCGCCAACCGCGCCGGCGCCATCCCCTGGGATTCGGCGATGCTCGCCCTCGCCTGCAGGCGCCTCGGCCGCGAGGTGCGGCCGCTGGTGGAGGACGACGTCTTCCACTTCCCCGCGCTGGGTGTGGTGATCAACCGCCTCGGCGCGGTGCGCGCCTGCCCCGAGAACGCCGAGCGGATCCTCGGACAGGGCGGCGCCATCGCCGTCTTCCCGGAGGGCGCCACCGGTTTCGGCAAGCCCTTCCGCGAGCGCTACCGGCTGCAGCGCTTCGGCCGCGGCGGCTTCGCCAAGCTCGCCCTGCGCACCGGCGCCCGGATCGTGCCGGTCTCGATCGTGGGCTCGGAGGAGATCCACCCGCTGCTCGGCCGCGTGCCCGGCAGGAACCTGGGGCTCCCCTTCCTGCCGGTGACCCCGACCTTCCCCTGGCTCGGCCTCGCCGGCCTGGTGCCGCTGCCTGCCAAATGGCACATCGACATCGGCGATCCGATCGACCTCGCCGGCCACGGCGCCGACTCGGCGAAGGACGATCCGCTGGTGCTGCGCCTCTCGGAGCACGTGCGCACCACGATCCAGGCGATGCTCGACGAGCGCCTCGCCAGCCGCCGCTCGATCTTCGGCGGCTGA
- a CDS encoding NAD-dependent epimerase/dehydratase family protein has translation MAGKKRKARRTERALPRVVAIVGSQSVLGVGLAERLASDPSIERVVAIDLRPPRQVPQRMIFRRVDLTRPSADQELADVLEVEGVDTVVHLAFFASPIHNATYAHELEAIGTLHVLTAAAAAQVERVVVQSTTTVYGAHPKNPNLLTEDHAVRGSPHSRFVNDKVEAERQAMRWAREHEEVAVSVLRFAPVVGPTAKNLFERYLTRPVAPTVAGYDPLIQALHESDALDALELAVRKGPRGVFNVAPHGVMPLSTALRLCGAQPLPLPGPLAAAALQGLRASGVTPTPASMLDYLRYVWVADGTRYERELGFTPRYSTREAIVALAERARRVA, from the coding sequence ATGGCGGGGAAGAAGCGGAAGGCGCGGCGCACCGAGAGGGCGCTGCCGCGGGTCGTGGCAATCGTCGGTTCGCAGAGCGTCCTCGGGGTCGGCCTCGCGGAGCGGCTCGCGAGCGATCCCTCGATCGAGCGCGTGGTGGCGATCGATCTCCGGCCGCCCCGGCAGGTGCCGCAGCGGATGATCTTCCGGCGGGTCGACCTCACCAGGCCTTCGGCGGATCAGGAGCTCGCCGACGTGCTCGAGGTCGAGGGCGTGGACACGGTGGTCCACCTCGCCTTCTTCGCCAGCCCGATCCACAACGCCACCTACGCCCACGAGCTGGAGGCGATCGGCACGCTCCACGTGCTCACCGCTGCTGCGGCGGCGCAGGTGGAGCGGGTGGTGGTGCAGTCGACCACCACCGTCTACGGCGCCCACCCCAAGAACCCGAACCTCCTCACCGAGGATCACGCGGTGCGGGGGTCGCCCCACTCGCGCTTCGTCAACGACAAGGTCGAGGCGGAGCGGCAGGCGATGCGCTGGGCCCGGGAGCACGAGGAGGTGGCGGTCTCGGTGCTGCGCTTCGCGCCGGTGGTGGGCCCCACGGCGAAGAACCTCTTCGAGCGCTACCTGACGAGGCCCGTGGCGCCGACGGTGGCGGGCTACGATCCCCTGATCCAGGCGCTCCACGAGAGCGACGCCCTCGACGCGCTGGAGCTTGCGGTGCGCAAGGGCCCCCGCGGCGTCTTCAACGTGGCGCCCCACGGCGTGATGCCGCTCTCCACCGCGCTCCGGCTCTGCGGGGCGCAGCCGCTGCCGCTCCCCGGTCCGCTGGCAGCAGCGGCGCTGCAGGGGCTGCGGGCGAGTGGCGTGACGCCGACGCCGGCGTCGATGCTCGATTACCTGCGCTACGTCTGGGTGGCGGACGGCACCCGCTACGAGCGCGAGCTCGGATTCACACCTCGTTACAGCACGCGGGAGGCGATCGTCGCCCTCGCCGAGCGCGCACGCCGGGTGGCGTGA